The DNA sequence TGGGTATCTGACAAGGCAGGTAATACGTCGTCTTCCATCCAGTGGTCTGCGCCTGCGCCGTTATAGATGATGATGTCTGCGTCTTGGGTAGCGGCGATGTTGGAGGCGGAGGGTTCCCAGTTGTGGATTTCGGTGTTGCTGGGGATAAGTTGGGTTACTTGGACTTGGTCGCCGCCGATTTGCTCGGTCAGGTATGCGAGTGGGTAGAAGGTTGCTACGACTTGGAGTTTGTCTGTTTTGGGGGTGGCTGTGTAGAGGGCGGCGGCTATGGCTGAACCGACGATTGCGATTATGATTATGGCTGCGAGGAAGATTTTTTGTTTGCTGTTCATAGGGACGCTTAAACCGAGGCATTATTAAACATTCTTAAATCATTAATAATAATGGGGGCTATTTCAGCAAAAATTAATAAAAGCTATTAACGTCTACCGTCAATTCTAGCAAGGCGAAAATAATGGTAATCATAAGCCTCTCAATCCCCGACTCCCTCATACAACAAATCGACCAAACCATAAAAGACAAAGGCTTCGTAAGCCGCTCCGAACTCGCACGGCAAGCCCTACGGCTATACCTCACCGAGGATCTAAAACTAGACGACTTAGAAGGCAACGCCGTAGCCACCATAACACTCATCTACAAAGAAAACGCCGACCGACGCCGCCTCCTCGAAACCCAACACGTCTACGGCGGGTTAGTCTCCACCTTTCTCCATGCGCACATCCACCCGGGCTTTTGCTTGGAGGTCATAATTTTAAACGGGCAAGCTGAGCTTATTCGGAAATTCGTCGATAACCTGCGGCAAAACGAGCAAATAATGCAGATAAAAATCTCCGTGCTAACTCAGAAATAGCCAGTTTAGGTGACTGCAAACCAAAAATGGTGTCACCTGTGCTTTTCAGCTATGCATATGAAATAGCTTTTGTCATCCCTTTCAAAAGTAACCTCAAGTCCATTCTCTCTCATCATCTGCTTAAGCCGCTCGATGCTGGGCAAGAAGTCATTCTTTATTTCTACCCCGCCGTTCATGTGGACGCCGTTGATTTTATCGGCTGAATCTGAATGCGCCACTGCCAAGCGCCCCCCCTTCTTTAGTGCCCTAGTCAATATCTGTATGGCTAAGGGCTGGTCGACGAAGTGGGGGAAACAGGAGTAACATACCACTAAATCGAATTCCTCAGAGTAACCCAATCCATATACATCGCAGACATGGAAGCTAACTTTAGGATGGAGGCTTTTGGGGTACTTGGCTTGGGCGGCCTCAATCATCTTCTCCGAATAATCAATCGCCATCACACAGCCGTCTGAGAGGTGTTTTTCGTAGAAGGAAATCATGACACCGGTGCCTGTGCCCACATCTAAAATCTTATCCGACCCTTGAATGGCGAGTAAATCACTTATGTACGCGACTTTTTCGGGGTTATGAATGGTAATTTGATCCCATACCGCTGCTTTTTGGTTGAAGAAGTCTTTTTGTTTCGGATTGATTTTTTTCTGCTCCATTGCTTTCTCTCCTTACATGGGGATTACCACAGGTATCCCTCGGACAGTCTCGACGTAAGCGTCGATGTTGTATACTACCCGAATGTTTCCCGGCGTAATGATTTCGTGTCCGCCGACCGCATAGACGCCGCCGTCCTTCATCAGAATGAACTTGTCGGAGTGACGGAAGGCCAAGTTGAGGTCATGGATAATCATGATGGCGGCCATGTGGTTTTTCTTAACTATGTTTCGGATCAGATGCATTATCATGTGCTGATTGGAGAGGTCCAGGCTGCTTGTGGGCTCATCGAGCAGAATTATCTTGGGCTGCTGAACCAGAACCCTTGCAATCTGCACCAGCTGATACTCGCCCCCGCTGATCTCGTCAACATACTTGAGGGACAATGCATCTAGGCCCAGCAGATGAAGCACTCTGCCCGCCAACCGTATGTCTTTTTCACTTGCATCCCACTCGAAATGCGGCTTGCGCCCCAGCAGCACCGAATCAAACACCGTCGTTTTGGAGGTCTCGCTTTTCTGCGCCACGTACCCGATGTTTTTGGCGATGTCTCTTTTGCTCATCCCATGAAGATCCATGCCCTCGATGGATACTGCGCCAGCGTTTGGCGTGAGCACCTTGCTTATGCATTTAATTAGGGTGGTTTTGCCCACGCCGTTAGGTCCCAAAATCGAGACCACATCGTCTTTTTCTACGGCGAAGGTGACTCCGTCTAGGACTTTTTTGCTGCGGTAAGCAAAGCTGACGCCGTTGACTTCGAAGAACATTACCGCCTATACCTCCTAATCAGCAGGTAGATGAAGAGGGGTCCCCCGAGCATCGAGGTGATGATGCCTACGGGGATGACGGCTGGGTAGAGGATAACTTGGCCGACTGCGTCTGCTATGAGCAGGATGATGGCGCCTATGATAATGGAGAGGGGGATGAGGTAGCGGTGGTCGCTGCCGATTAGCATACGGGCGATGTGGGGCCCAAGCAGCCCTATGAATGCTATGATGCCGAAGAAGGAAACAATCACGGCTGAGAGCACAGCGGTTAATATCATGCCGATGATGCGTTCCCGCTCCGTGTTAACACCTAAGCCTTTGGCGGTGTCTTCCCCTGCGTCGAGGGCATTGTAATCCCAGCGTTTGTAGA is a window from the Candidatus Bathyarchaeota archaeon genome containing:
- a CDS encoding class I SAM-dependent methyltransferase encodes the protein MEQKKINPKQKDFFNQKAAVWDQITIHNPEKVAYISDLLAIQGSDKILDVGTGTGVMISFYEKHLSDGCVMAIDYSEKMIEAAQAKYPKSLHPKVSFHVCDVYGLGYSEEFDLVVCYSCFPHFVDQPLAIQILTRALKKGGRLAVAHSDSADKINGVHMNGGVEIKNDFLPSIERLKQMMRENGLEVTFERDDKSYFICIAEKHR
- a CDS encoding CopG family ribbon-helix-helix protein; the encoded protein is MVIISLSIPDSLIQQIDQTIKDKGFVSRSELARQALRLYLTEDLKLDDLEGNAVATITLIYKENADRRRLLETQHVYGGLVSTFLHAHIHPGFCLEVIILNGQAELIRKFVDNLRQNEQIMQIKISVLTQK
- a CDS encoding ABC transporter ATP-binding protein, which encodes MFFEVNGVSFAYRSKKVLDGVTFAVEKDDVVSILGPNGVGKTTLIKCISKVLTPNAGAVSIEGMDLHGMSKRDIAKNIGYVAQKSETSKTTVFDSVLLGRKPHFEWDASEKDIRLAGRVLHLLGLDALSLKYVDEISGGEYQLVQIARVLVQQPKIILLDEPTSSLDLSNQHMIMHLIRNIVKKNHMAAIMIIHDLNLAFRHSDKFILMKDGGVYAVGGHEIITPGNIRVVYNIDAYVETVRGIPVVIPM